The proteins below come from a single Eucalyptus grandis isolate ANBG69807.140 chromosome 3, ASM1654582v1, whole genome shotgun sequence genomic window:
- the LOC120291931 gene encoding lysine-rich arabinogalactan protein 19-like, whose amino-acid sequence MVFVGVLVESWVYGLKGALLPELRPFLAVLPSARPFVAGFLTPKCRRRCSAARSPPNASPAFAAPPATAVARLRLLPPSNACNSSCCFTVAGAPSAVSAPAPPPDAPASAHPSPVPVPDAQQLVPTPPPDAASTSSTSAAANTSSTSTHDLLTRRRCWSAHQSPCLPLPDPCAAVPDPGANGWSQILRTGPV is encoded by the exons ATGGTTTTTGTAGGGGTTTTGGTTGAATCGTGGGTGTATGGGTTGAAGGGAGCTCTG CTGCCCGAGCTCCGCCCGTTTCTCGCCGTGCTGCCCTCCGCCCGCCCGTTCGTCGCCGGCTTCCTTACGCCCAAGTGCCGACGCCGTTGCAGCGCCGCTCGCTCGCCGCCGAACGCCTCCCCTGCCTTCGCCGCGCCCCCCGCTACTGCCGTCGCTCGCCTGCGCCTCCTACCGCCAAGCAACGCCTGCAACTCCAGCTGCTGTTTCAcggtcgccggagctccgagCGCCGTCTCCGCGCCTGCACCTCCGCCCGACGCCCCCGCCTCTGCTCACCCGTCGCCGGTGCCTGTCCCCGATGCCCAGCAGCTCGTGCCTACACCCCCGCCCGACGCCGCGAGCACCAGCAGCACCTCCGCAGCCGCGAATACCAGCAGCACCTCCACCCACGACCTGCTCACCCGTCGTCGCTGCTGGTCCGCCCACCAGTCGCCGTGCCTCCCGTTGCCCGACCCCTGCGCCGCCGTCCCCGACCCCGGCGCAAATGGTTGGTCGCAAATCCTGCGCACTGGTCCCGTTTAG
- the LOC120291932 gene encoding uncharacterized protein LOC120291932 gives MENLHHRKIVPSPLCPLCKQEAKMPEHTLLLCPWTAKVWNSSPLNIRISRFGLTRFEEWICRIKQNPVTSGKFNNIAAVLWSVWKERNQFIFSHQNPRPHSTIARAEAITASYRAINGQSKSEKETEHLFEIWNPPPPGKIRINVDASFDPDLAIDITPTDGTNPPRNRADASFDPDLANETTPTDGKYGRNPPRHRAAIACVCRDHRGIVVDGSAKQVPAASASQVEAIAMDETLKFIESRHFLSPQVHSDCLTLVHALKSSTELNWELQPIVSRAQAKLAQLPGLSLAHCHRSSNRPTDWIAKACRNNSLPPNWLSNPPCFI, from the coding sequence ATGGAGAATTTGCATCACCGAAAGATCGTACCTTCTCCTCTATGCCCCCTCTGCAAGCAGGAAGCAAAAATGCCCGAGCACACACTTCTTCTATGCCCATGGACTGCCAAGGTATGGAACTCATCTCCCCTGAATATTCGAATCTCCAGGTTTGGCCTCACCCGGTTCGAAGAATGGATCTGCAGAATCAAACAGAACCCAGTTACTTCGGGCAAATTTAATAACATTGCGGCGGTGCTTTGGAGCGTTTGGAAGGAGAGAAATCAGTTTATTTTCAGCCATCAAAACCCGAGGCCGCACTCAACAATCGCCAGAGCAGAGGCGATCACAGCAAGTTACAGAGCTATAAACGGTCAATCCAAAAGCGAGAAGGAAACAGAACACTTATTTGAAATCTGGAATCCACCTCCTCCAGGCAAGATCCGAATCAACGTAGACGCCTCCTTTGATCCCGATCTGGCAATCGACATAACTCCCACTGATGGAACAAATCCTCCTCGCAACAGAGCAGACGCCTCCTTTGATCCCGATCTGGCTAATGAAACAACACCCACGGATGGAAAATATGGAAGAAATCCTCCTCGACACAGAGCAGCCATCGCCTGTGTTTGTCGTGATCACCGCGGCATCGTGGTGGATGGCTCCGCGAAGCAAGTTCCTGCGGCTTCGGCCTCTCAAGTGGAGGCGATCGCAATGGACGAAACCCTAAAGTTCATCGAAAGCCgacactttctctctccccaaGTACACTCTGACTGTTTAACTCTAGTGCACGCGTTGAAGTCTTCGACCGAACTCAACTGGGAACTGCAACCGATTGTGAGCCGGGCCCAAGCCAAACTCGCCCAACTTCCGGGCCTTTCCCTGGCTCACTGCCATCGTAGCTCAAATCGCCCCACGGATTGGATAGCCAAGGCTTGCCGGAACAACTCCTTACCCCCGAACTGGTTATCAAATCCCCcctgctttatttga